A region of Vitis vinifera cultivar Pinot Noir 40024 chromosome 13, ASM3070453v1 DNA encodes the following proteins:
- the LOC100254093 gene encoding uncharacterized protein LOC100254093 — protein sequence MMQFGPSTIVPNNSGDGFPRMTPAIIPTVVPTTIVREVLTESNYKNWSTCVKWYLVGQDLWEVCRTKDNIPDEARDPEAFSVWEKKNAMALHAIQISCSGEMLSQIRRETCASYVWDFLQKRAKPTFCFDPRVSGIVEGSPAASASTGNVDFSQYQGLIKALNRGRWNDIESFFNKNPGTVSAKISPKGETALHIAVRAGHVKVVEELVKKLSPKDLKQENNEGRTPLALAALNGFKEIAQCMIKKNTELTSILDKEGILPVVRACNRGKKEVTRLLYNYTPPKEQGPKKGEGKNGATLLVYCIATKFLDIALHILEKHPSLAVTFNKDGVSPLYVLGQKPSLFKSGSQLWFWQRWIYSCISVNVDCASDWIQINVVDDIAQGRDDRNNTKKGLGQLMHGLVSYPQKLPGIKNIHDQKLRHAQAIKILGSICIELQNMKVDVLGFQVHQAVFQAVKRGNVEFVTEMIKSIPELAWSHDINGRNIFFIAILNRQEKIFNLLHGLTHAQKMKVISPLDRFRNNMLHLVAMLAPSEQLDGISGAALQMQRELQWFKEVESIVPPLFKDLTNSDGKKASEVFSQQHADLVKEGEKWMKEIATSSTFVAALIVTIMFAAAFTIPAGNNDKGAPIFLDDTFFIVFIISDSISLFSATTSVLMFLGILTSVYAENKFLTRLPTKLIIGLSALFISIAAMMIAFCAALAVLLKESSTKVVMIPIILLACVPVTLFALLQFPLLVNIFISTYGPGIFDRNIQRWY from the exons ATGATGCAATTTGGTCCCTCAACTATAGTCCCGAATAACAGCGGTGATGGTTTTCCCCGTATGACCCCAGCTATAATCCCAACTGTAGTGCCAACTACAATAGTTCGTGAAGTTCTTACTGAAAGCAACTATAAAAATTGGAGCACTTGTGTAAAATGGTATTTGGTGGGTCAAGATCTATGGGAAGTTTGCCGGACGAAAGACAACATTCCTGATGAAGCACGAGATCCAGAAGCATTTTCGGTTTGGGAAAAGAAGAATGCCATGGCTTTACATGCTATTCAAATTTCATGCAGTGGGGAGATGCTTTCTCAGATTAGGAGGGAAACTTGTGCAAGTTACGTGTGGGACTTTTTGCAGAAACGGGCCAAACCAACCTTCTGTTTCGACCCAAGAGTCAGTGGCATAGTCGAAGGGTCACCTGCTGCCTCAGCCTCAACTG GGAACGTTGACTTCTCTCAGTATCAGGGCTTAATCAAGGCATTGAACCGTGGTAGGTGGAACGATATCGAATCCTTCTTTAACAAAAATCCGGGTACAGTGAGCGCAAAAATTTCACCAAAAGGCGAGACCGCGCTTCATATCGCAGTTCGTGCTGGACATGTAAAGGTTGTAGAGGAGTTGGTGAAAAAACTGAGTCCAAAGGACTTAAAACAAGAGAATAATGAAGGGCGCACGCCACTTGCTTTGGCTGCATTGAATGGATTTAAAGAAATAGCGCAGTGCATGATTAAAAAGAACACGGAATTGACTAGTATTTTAGATAAGGAAGGAATCCTCCCAGTTGTGCGTGCTTGTAACCGAGGCAAAAAAGAAGTGACTCGTCTTCTCTACAATTACACTCCACCAAAGGAGCAAGGTCCAAAAAAAGGCGAAGGCAAAAATGGTGCAACGCTTCTTGTTTATTGTATTGCTACCAAATTCTTAG ATATTGCTTTGCATATCCTCGAGAAGCACCCAAGTTTGGCTGTTACTTTCAATAAGGATGGCGTTTCCCCCCTGTATGTATTGGGTCAAAAGCCTTCTTTGTTCAAGAGTGGAAGTCAGCTTTGGTTTTGGCAGCGTTGGATCTACTCAT GCATATCTGTAAACGTAGATTGTGCCTCAGATTGGATTCAAATAAATGTTGTTGACGACATTGCACAAGGACGAGATGATAGGAATAATACTAAAAAAG GACTAGGTCAATTAATGCATGGGCTGGTTTCATATCCACAAAAACTTCCTG GAATCAAGAACATACATGATCAAAAGTTGAGGCATGCTCAAGCCATCAAAATTCTTGGGAGCATTTGTATTGAACTACAAAATATGAAAGTTGACGTCCTTGGTTTTCAAGTGCACCAAGCAGTCTTCCAGGCTGTCAAGCGAGGGAATGTTGAGTTTGTCACTGAGATGATTAAATCTATTCCTGAGTTAGCGTGGAGCCATGATATTAATGgaagaaacatattttttattgctATTTTGAACCGTCAGGAAAAGATTTTCAACCTTTTACATGGGCTTACTCACGCACAGAAGATGAAAGTGATATCTCCTTTGGATAGGTTTAGAAATAACATGCTACATTTGGTTGCGATGTTAGCACCATCGGAACAGCTTGATGGTATTTCAGGTGCCGCTCTGCAGATGCAAAGAGAACTACAATGGTTTAAG GAGGTGGAAAGCATTGTGCCACCACTATTCAAGGACCTTACAAACTCAGATGGAAAAAAGGCCAGTGAGGTGTTCTCTCAGCAGCATGCAGACTTGGTAAAAGAAGGGGAGAAATGGATGAAGGAGATAGCAACATCTAGTACATTTGTAGCTGCTCTCATTGTTACCATTATGTTTGCTGCAGCCTTCACTATTCCTGCGGGTAACAATGACAAAGGCGCTCCCATATTCTTGGACGATACCTTCTTCATAGTTTTTATAATATCAGATTCAATCTCACTCTTTTCTGCTACTACTTCAGTGTTGATGTTCCTGGGAATCCTGACATCAGTATATGCAGAAAACAAATTCCTAACACGGTTGCCCACAAAGCTAATAATAGGCCTTTCCGCCCTTTTCATCTCTATTGCAGCCATGATGATAGCCTTCTGTGCTGCCCTTGCTGTTTTGCTAAAGGAAAGCTCAACCAAAGTGGTTATGATCCCGATTATTTTACTTGCCTGTGTTCCGGTGACCCTATTCGCATTATTGCAATTTCCCCTCCttgttaatattttcatttccacATATGGGCCAGGCATCTTCGATAGGAATATACAACGTTGGTACTAG